The Gammaproteobacteria bacterium genome contains the following window.
CAGAAAAAAATTCAGGCCGCTCCCATTTTTTTGGCTCATTCACATCATTGCTCTTGATAATATTAGACAAACTCTTCACCCTTACCACCCAATGAGAGCTCACCTGCTTCCATCATGCGACGCGCAATAGCCAGGATTTCTTTCTGTGCCGCCTCGGCATCACTGAGTCGTACTGGCCCCTTGGCCTCAAGGTCGTCACGCAACATTTCGCCAGCGCGCTTCGACATATTTTTAAATATTTTTTCCTTGACTGCCTCATCGGCTGCCTTGAGCGCCATGATCAGAGTTTCGGATGAAATTTCTCTCAACAGCAGCTGAACACCTCTGTCATCGATTTCAGCGATGTTATCAAACACAAACATCAAATCTTCTATTCCCTGTCCCAAGTCAGGGTCGGCTTCCTTGATTTCCTCCATGATCTCACCTTCAATATTAGTATCCATGAAGTTAAGAATATTGGCCGCCGTCTTCTTACCACCGACATTCGATGTTTGAACATTATTATTGCCCGAGAACTGTTTCTCCAAGATATTATCAAGTTCATTTAGTGCAGCAGGTTGAATACCATCCAGAGATGCGATTCTCATGATCACGTCAGAACGTGTTCGCTCCGGCAAAAGAGATAAAATTTCGGCTGCATGATCTGGCTCAAGATATGACAGTACAATAGCAATAATTTGTGGATGCTCGCGCCTGATCAATTCGGCGACTGATTTTGGTTCCATCCATTTCAATGCTTCCAAGCCCTTGGATGAATGACCAAATAAGATGCGATCGATGACCTGCCCGGCCTTATCCTGACCCAACGCGCTGACAAGAATATTACGAATATATTCTTCAGATCCCCCCAGCGATGCTTGATTATCAAGCTCACCCACAAAAGTTGTTAGCACCTCAAATACAACTTCCTTGGGTACATTACTAATCGTTGACATCGCAGTGCCCACACGTTGGACCTCCTTCGGCCCCATATGCTTTAATATTTCAGCGGCATCGGCCTCCCCTAAGCTCATTAGAAGAATTGCTGCGCGCTCGGAGCCACTTAGCTGATCAGCCTTTCTGTCAGGATTAGGCATCTTTTTCTACCCACTGTTTAACAACCTGCGCCACACGTCGCGGATCTTGTGTTGCCAGCGATTTCGCAGTGGCTAACTGTTCATCATAGCTTTTGCGCTGTGCAGCCAGTAGAGCCCCTGAATTATCCAGGGTGGCCATTCTACCCATGTCGTCGCCGGCCATTCCTTTATGCTTCCCTTTCTCTGCCAAGGCCTTCAAGATGGGCTTTATCACGAAAATCACAATGAATATTATCAGACCAACGCCTGCCACCTGTTTTCCTATATCAAGCAGCATTCCAGAATCGAACAACGGCTCGGCTACCGGTGCCTCAGGTTCAGCGACAGTCTGGAATTCAGCACTAATGACATTGACGCTATCACCCCGCTGCGAATCAAAACCCACAGCTTCTTTAACAAAGG
Protein-coding sequences here:
- the fliG gene encoding flagellar motor switch protein FliG codes for the protein MPNPDRKADQLSGSERAAILLMSLGEADAAEILKHMGPKEVQRVGTAMSTISNVPKEVVFEVLTTFVGELDNQASLGGSEEYIRNILVSALGQDKAGQVIDRILFGHSSKGLEALKWMEPKSVAELIRREHPQIIAIVLSYLEPDHAAEILSLLPERTRSDVIMRIASLDGIQPAALNELDNILEKQFSGNNNVQTSNVGGKKTAANILNFMDTNIEGEIMEEIKEADPDLGQGIEDLMFVFDNIAEIDDRGVQLLLREISSETLIMALKAADEAVKEKIFKNMSKRAGEMLRDDLEAKGPVRLSDAEAAQKEILAIARRMMEAGELSLGGKGEEFV